In Gordonia iterans, the following proteins share a genomic window:
- a CDS encoding adenylosuccinate synthase translates to MAAIVLIGAQWGDEGKGKATDLLGGKLQWVVRYQGGNNAGHTVVLPNGDTFALHLIPSGILTPGVQNVIGNGVVVDPSVLLTELKGLEERDVDTTGLLISADAHLLMPYHVAIDKVTERFLGNSKIGTTGRGIGPCYQDKIARVGVRVADVLDEKILTQKVEAALEIKNQILTKIYNRKGLDPQQVVDETLELAEGFKHRIADTRLLLNQALERGETVLLEGSQGTLLDVDHGTYPYVTSSNPTAGGAAVGSGIGPNKIETVLGILKAYTTRVGSGPFPTELFDEWGEYLAKTGGEVGVTTGRARRCGWFDAVIARYATRVNGITDYFLTKLDVLSSLDEVPICVAYEVDGERYDDMPMTQTGFHHAKPIYETMPGWWEDISGCRTFDELPQNAQNYILRLEELSGAYISCIGVGPGREQTIVRREIV, encoded by the coding sequence ATGGCTGCGATTGTGCTTATCGGCGCCCAGTGGGGCGACGAAGGCAAGGGGAAGGCGACGGATCTGCTGGGCGGAAAGCTCCAGTGGGTGGTGCGCTACCAGGGTGGCAACAACGCCGGACACACCGTCGTGTTGCCGAACGGCGACACCTTCGCCCTGCATCTGATTCCGTCCGGCATTCTGACCCCGGGCGTGCAGAACGTGATCGGCAACGGCGTCGTCGTCGACCCGTCCGTGCTGCTGACCGAGCTCAAGGGCCTCGAGGAGCGCGACGTCGACACCACCGGGCTGCTGATCTCGGCGGATGCGCACCTGCTGATGCCGTACCACGTCGCCATCGACAAGGTGACCGAGCGATTCCTCGGCAACAGCAAGATCGGCACCACCGGTCGCGGCATCGGGCCCTGCTACCAGGACAAGATCGCGCGCGTCGGCGTCCGCGTCGCCGATGTGCTGGACGAGAAGATCCTGACCCAGAAGGTCGAAGCGGCCCTGGAGATCAAGAATCAGATCCTCACCAAGATCTACAACCGCAAGGGCCTCGATCCACAGCAGGTGGTCGACGAGACCCTGGAACTGGCCGAGGGCTTCAAGCACCGCATCGCCGACACCCGGCTGCTGCTGAACCAGGCGCTCGAGCGGGGCGAGACCGTGCTGCTGGAGGGCAGTCAGGGCACGCTCCTCGACGTCGACCACGGCACCTACCCGTACGTGACGTCGTCGAACCCGACCGCAGGCGGCGCGGCGGTCGGTTCGGGCATCGGTCCGAACAAGATCGAGACGGTGCTCGGCATCCTCAAGGCCTACACCACCCGCGTCGGCTCCGGGCCGTTCCCGACAGAGCTGTTCGACGAGTGGGGCGAGTACCTGGCCAAGACCGGCGGCGAGGTGGGCGTCACCACCGGGCGCGCCCGTCGTTGCGGCTGGTTCGACGCCGTGATCGCGCGGTACGCCACCCGGGTCAACGGCATCACCGACTACTTCCTGACCAAGCTCGACGTGCTGTCGAGCCTGGATGAGGTGCCCATCTGCGTGGCCTACGAGGTGGACGGCGAGCGGTACGACGACATGCCGATGACGCAGACCGGCTTCCACCACGCCAAGCCGATCTACGAGACCATGCCCGGCTGGTGGGAGGACATCTCCGGCTGCCGGACGTTCGACGAGCTGCCGCAGAACGCGCAGAACTACATCCTCCGGCTGGAAGAGCTGTCCGGTGCGTACATCTCGTGCATCGGCGTGGGCCCGGGGCGCGAGCAGACCATCGTGCGCCGCGAGATCGTCTAA
- a CDS encoding adenylate/guanylate cyclase domain-containing protein, with protein MARISRDYGSILLGSADEQGRRLRVRIQFLLTSSLVFANLVGIVVAVALGAVGIPEPSFLRRDLVLVNFVAIPVYAGVALLVGIVAGTALMLRGLRWSTREQVPTPADVKTTLRARRRLVLLQFVLWLGAAVLLGVLYGLVDSDLITKVVLIVVMSGLVVVAIANLLADIMLRPISAKILQAGLGWRGSSMRSRAVSSWLVGTGVPVLGIFLVVLFGAFSPNTSKMNMFVSVTVLVAVATGVGLLSVILYAWSVTGPIQSVRRGMARVRDGDVGEDTDLVVYDASELGELQLGFNNMVAGLRQEERLRDIFSRHVGRDVAAAAMHGDPELGGAERTVAVVFVDVIGSTELAVKRSPTQVVDLLNQFFSVIVEATEHADGLVNKFEGDAVLSIFGAPLAIADPAGSALRAAREIAERLRIEVPDLQAGIGVSYGTVVAGNVGAIQRFEYTVIGDPVNESARISELAKRDPRVPWASKRVVEASDRTERTRWKAVDSVVLRGRSEETELYVPRRIPNLPPTRTLGAGEEP; from the coding sequence GTGGCCCGGATCAGCAGGGACTACGGCTCGATCCTCCTAGGGTCTGCCGACGAGCAGGGCCGCCGCCTGCGGGTCCGGATCCAGTTCCTGCTGACCTCCTCGCTGGTCTTCGCGAACCTCGTCGGGATCGTCGTCGCGGTCGCGCTGGGCGCGGTCGGCATCCCGGAGCCGTCGTTCCTGCGGCGAGACCTGGTCCTGGTCAACTTCGTCGCGATCCCCGTGTACGCCGGGGTGGCGCTGCTGGTCGGCATCGTGGCGGGCACCGCCCTGATGCTGCGGGGCCTGCGCTGGTCCACCCGGGAGCAGGTCCCGACCCCGGCCGATGTGAAGACGACGCTGCGGGCCCGTCGCCGCCTGGTGCTGCTGCAGTTCGTGCTGTGGCTCGGCGCCGCCGTGCTGCTCGGCGTCCTGTACGGGCTGGTCGACTCCGACCTGATCACCAAGGTCGTGCTGATCGTGGTGATGAGCGGCCTGGTGGTGGTGGCCATCGCCAATCTGCTCGCCGACATCATGCTGCGGCCGATCTCGGCGAAGATCCTGCAGGCAGGCCTCGGCTGGCGCGGGTCGTCGATGCGGTCGCGAGCGGTGTCGTCGTGGCTGGTGGGCACGGGTGTGCCGGTGCTCGGCATCTTTCTGGTGGTGCTCTTCGGGGCCTTCTCGCCGAACACCTCGAAGATGAACATGTTCGTGTCGGTCACCGTGCTGGTCGCCGTCGCGACGGGCGTCGGCCTGCTCTCGGTGATCCTCTACGCCTGGAGTGTGACCGGCCCGATCCAGAGTGTGCGGCGCGGTATGGCGCGGGTGCGCGACGGCGACGTCGGGGAGGACACCGACCTGGTGGTGTACGACGCCTCCGAACTCGGCGAACTGCAGCTCGGCTTCAACAACATGGTGGCGGGGCTGCGTCAGGAGGAGCGCCTGCGCGACATCTTCAGCCGCCACGTCGGGCGGGACGTGGCCGCCGCCGCGATGCACGGCGACCCGGAACTCGGCGGCGCCGAGCGGACCGTCGCGGTGGTCTTCGTGGACGTGATCGGCTCTACCGAGCTGGCCGTCAAGCGGTCGCCGACCCAGGTCGTGGACCTGCTCAACCAGTTCTTCAGCGTGATCGTCGAGGCGACCGAGCACGCCGACGGACTGGTCAACAAGTTCGAGGGCGATGCCGTGCTGTCGATCTTCGGCGCCCCGCTGGCGATCGCCGACCCGGCGGGCAGTGCCCTGCGCGCCGCACGGGAGATCGCCGAGCGGCTCCGCATCGAGGTGCCGGACCTGCAGGCCGGCATCGGTGTCAGCTACGGGACCGTCGTGGCCGGCAACGTCGGCGCCATCCAGCGGTTCGAGTACACGGTGATCGGCGATCCGGTGAACGAGAGCGCCCGCATCTCGGAGCTGGCCAAGCGTGATCCGCGCGTGCCGTGGGCCAGTAAACGGGTAGTCGAGGCGTCTGACCGGACCGAACGCACCCGTTGGAAAGCGGTGGACAGCGTGGTGCTGCGCGGCCGCAGCGAGGAGACCGAGCTCTACGTGCCGCGCAGGATTCCCAATCTCCCGCCCACGAGGACGCTCGGCGCCGGTGAAGAGCCGTAG
- the purT gene encoding formate-dependent phosphoribosylglycinamide formyltransferase, with the protein MTSSPDSGASAGPDSTPDAPPVDAPPAGLDDSSAPGPVRVLGTPQSPNATRVMLLGSGELGKEVTIALQRLGVEVIAVDRYEGAPAHQVAHAAEVIDMMDPVAVRAVIDEHRPRYVLPEIEAIATDALVEVERDGIAEVIPSAKGVAATLDREGIRRLADEELGLPTSAYLFADSEEELRLAAYRVGYPCVVKPVMSSSGKGQSVMHTDADVAEAWATAKTGGRVDSGRVIVERFVDFDYEVTLLTVRAVDPEAGELATYFCEPIGHRQSGGDYVESWQPQPMSEIAHGTARSIAARIVNALGDPARGARFSGRGVFGVELFVKGDEVFFSEVSPRPHDTGLVTLATQRLSEFELHARAVLGLPVNVDLVSPGASAVIYGQHDEPAIRFAGVAEALVDPRVDLRLFGKPESFATRRMGVAVATGTDTDDARRRAARAAGLVIPLGAADPAPADPDPTGPGPAVPDPAEDEAGRSPAGSSSEGPSSGAESAPLADTGDKTEFIVDQVTLDAREDPVTEPHAAVRPPVPPPGGPVPAGAPHGAHPHGPGPRQPVPPGPPPGPGPMPRGPQPPYAPRAPHGPGPGMPPRAPAGPSGPGGQRPSAPPPR; encoded by the coding sequence ATGACGTCGTCTCCCGATTCCGGCGCCTCCGCCGGCCCGGACAGCACCCCGGACGCACCCCCCGTCGACGCGCCTCCCGCCGGCCTGGACGACTCGTCCGCACCCGGCCCGGTGCGCGTTCTGGGCACACCGCAGTCGCCGAACGCGACCAGAGTGATGCTGCTCGGCTCCGGGGAACTCGGCAAGGAGGTCACCATCGCGCTGCAGCGCCTCGGGGTCGAGGTGATCGCCGTCGACCGTTATGAGGGCGCGCCCGCGCACCAGGTGGCACATGCCGCCGAGGTGATCGACATGATGGACCCGGTGGCGGTGCGCGCGGTGATCGACGAGCATCGCCCGCGCTACGTGCTTCCGGAGATCGAAGCCATCGCCACCGACGCGCTGGTGGAGGTGGAGCGCGACGGGATCGCCGAGGTGATCCCGAGCGCCAAGGGCGTCGCCGCGACGCTCGACCGCGAGGGTATCCGCCGCCTCGCCGACGAGGAGCTCGGCCTGCCGACTTCGGCATACCTGTTCGCGGACTCCGAGGAGGAGCTGCGCCTGGCGGCGTACCGGGTCGGGTACCCGTGCGTGGTGAAGCCGGTGATGTCGTCGTCGGGCAAAGGCCAGTCGGTGATGCACACCGACGCCGACGTGGCCGAGGCGTGGGCGACGGCCAAGACCGGCGGCCGGGTCGACTCGGGCCGGGTGATCGTCGAGCGCTTCGTCGACTTCGACTACGAGGTGACGCTGCTGACCGTGCGCGCGGTGGACCCGGAGGCCGGGGAACTCGCCACCTACTTCTGCGAGCCGATCGGGCATCGGCAGTCCGGCGGCGACTACGTCGAGAGTTGGCAGCCGCAGCCGATGAGCGAGATCGCCCACGGCACCGCACGGTCCATCGCCGCACGGATCGTCAACGCGCTGGGCGATCCGGCGCGGGGTGCGCGCTTCTCGGGCCGCGGCGTCTTCGGGGTCGAGTTGTTCGTCAAGGGCGACGAGGTGTTCTTCTCCGAGGTGAGCCCGCGGCCGCACGACACCGGGCTGGTCACCCTGGCGACGCAGCGGCTCTCCGAATTCGAGTTGCACGCGCGCGCCGTGCTGGGGCTTCCGGTGAACGTCGATCTCGTCTCGCCGGGCGCCTCCGCGGTGATCTACGGACAGCACGACGAACCCGCGATCCGCTTCGCCGGAGTCGCCGAAGCGCTGGTCGATCCGCGGGTGGACCTGCGGCTGTTCGGCAAGCCGGAGAGCTTCGCCACGCGGCGGATGGGCGTGGCCGTCGCCACCGGGACCGACACCGACGATGCACGACGACGCGCCGCCCGCGCCGCCGGACTGGTGATTCCGCTGGGCGCCGCCGATCCTGCTCCCGCCGATCCCGATCCCACCGGCCCCGGTCCCGCCGTTCCCGATCCCGCCGAAGACGAGGCAGGCCGCTCGCCGGCGGGGTCGTCGAGCGAGGGGCCGTCGAGCGGTGCCGAGTCCGCACCGCTCGCGGACACCGGGGACAAGACGGAGTTCATCGTCGATCAGGTGACGCTCGACGCCCGTGAGGACCCGGTGACCGAGCCGCACGCCGCGGTGCGTCCGCCCGTTCCTCCGCCCGGCGGGCCGGTGCCGGCCGGTGCCCCGCACGGCGCCCACCCTCACGGGCCGGGACCACGGCAGCCGGTGCCCCCCGGGCCGCCGCCCGGACCCGGGCCTATGCCGCGCGGACCGCAGCCGCCGTACGCGCCGCGGGCTCCGCACGGACCGGGCCCCGGCATGCCGCCGCGCGCCCCCGCGGGTCCCTCGGGTCCGGGTGGCCAGCGCCCGTCGGCGCCGCCGCCTCGCTGA
- a CDS encoding ABC transporter ATP-binding protein, which produces MTRLSATDLSTGYDGRLIIEHQDLAIPDGKITTIIGPNGCGKSTMLRALARLLPAASGTVLLDGQDIRRIAPRTVARTLGLLPQQPIAPEGLRVSDLVARGRHPHQTWYRQWSRDDSAAVDRALELTHTAELADRPVDALSGGQRQRVWIALTLAQETDLLLLDEPTTYLDLAHSMEVLDLVHDLKHVHGKTVVMVLHDLNLAARYSDWIVVMADGAVLAEGAPTEILNAELLEQAFGLKSVVVQDPVSGGPLVVPIGATSR; this is translated from the coding sequence ATGACCCGCTTGAGCGCCACCGACCTGTCGACCGGCTACGACGGCCGGCTGATCATCGAACACCAGGATCTGGCGATCCCCGACGGCAAGATCACCACGATCATCGGCCCCAACGGCTGCGGCAAGTCGACGATGCTGCGCGCATTGGCCCGACTGCTGCCCGCCGCGAGCGGCACCGTGCTGCTCGACGGCCAGGATATCCGCCGGATCGCGCCGCGCACTGTCGCCCGGACGCTCGGGCTTCTTCCGCAGCAACCGATCGCCCCGGAGGGGCTCCGGGTCTCCGACCTCGTCGCCCGGGGCCGCCACCCCCACCAGACCTGGTACCGGCAGTGGAGCCGGGACGACTCGGCCGCCGTCGACCGCGCCCTCGAGCTGACCCACACCGCCGAACTCGCCGACCGCCCCGTCGACGCGCTGTCCGGCGGCCAGCGGCAGCGGGTGTGGATCGCGCTGACGCTGGCGCAGGAGACCGACCTGCTGTTGCTCGATGAGCCCACCACCTATCTGGACCTGGCGCATTCGATGGAGGTCCTGGACCTGGTCCACGACCTCAAGCACGTGCACGGCAAGACCGTCGTGATGGTGCTGCACGACCTCAATCTCGCTGCGCGTTACAGCGATTGGATCGTGGTGATGGCCGACGGGGCGGTTCTCGCCGAGGGTGCCCCCACCGAGATCCTGAACGCCGAACTGCTCGAGCAGGCATTCGGACTCAAGTCCGTCGTGGTGCAAGACCCGGTCTCCGGCGGACCGCTGGTAGTCCCGATCGGGGCGACGTCGCGCTGA
- a CDS encoding FecCD family ABC transporter permease, protein MIRRPTAEPPGAHPGTAAAKRTVLEIGPASWVLSPRLLAAGVGVTILVVLLFLVSISVGFTTPVDVARILLGGGTRAENVVVFDDALPRAVIAALVGFGLGLAGSLTQSITRNPLATPDLLGITAGASAGATLAITMGATWGSLLARVGIPVAALLGGLAAAAVMWTLAYRRGSDVGANTLRLILIGVGLTWMLQSLTAYLLSRAGEWDAARAQRWIVGSVSYATWQVVPAAAAAAVIGIGWVLFAARDLRSLGLGPDTSRSLGVRVGPAMGGTLLIAVIVASLSVSAAGPIAFVGLLAPQIALRLARTPQPPPVTAGLVGAAGVLAADILVRTMLPGGLPVGVVTAAVGGPFLIYLMIRTARKASA, encoded by the coding sequence ATGATCCGCAGACCCACCGCCGAACCGCCCGGCGCACACCCCGGCACCGCCGCCGCGAAGCGCACGGTGTTGGAGATCGGGCCCGCCTCGTGGGTGCTGTCCCCGCGCCTGCTCGCGGCCGGAGTCGGAGTCACGATCCTGGTGGTGCTCCTGTTCCTGGTCAGCATCTCGGTCGGCTTCACCACGCCGGTCGACGTCGCCCGGATCCTGCTCGGCGGCGGTACGCGGGCGGAGAACGTCGTGGTGTTCGACGACGCGCTCCCCCGCGCGGTGATCGCCGCCCTGGTCGGGTTCGGGCTGGGCCTGGCCGGCTCGCTGACACAGTCGATCACTCGCAACCCGTTGGCCACGCCGGACCTGCTGGGAATCACCGCGGGTGCGAGCGCCGGCGCGACACTGGCGATCACGATGGGCGCGACGTGGGGTTCCCTCCTCGCCCGGGTCGGGATTCCCGTCGCCGCGTTGCTCGGCGGACTCGCCGCAGCCGCCGTCATGTGGACCCTGGCCTACCGGCGCGGCAGCGATGTCGGGGCGAACACCCTGCGGCTGATTCTGATCGGCGTCGGCCTCACGTGGATGCTGCAGTCGCTGACCGCGTACCTGCTGTCCCGGGCCGGCGAATGGGATGCCGCACGGGCGCAGCGCTGGATCGTCGGATCGGTCTCGTACGCCACCTGGCAGGTGGTTCCCGCCGCGGCGGCGGCCGCGGTGATCGGCATCGGCTGGGTACTGTTCGCCGCGCGCGACCTCCGGTCGCTGGGCCTGGGCCCGGACACCTCCCGCAGCCTCGGCGTGCGGGTCGGCCCGGCGATGGGCGGCACCTTGCTGATCGCGGTGATCGTGGCGTCCCTGTCGGTGTCGGCGGCCGGGCCGATCGCCTTCGTCGGTCTGCTCGCCCCGCAGATCGCTCTCCGTCTGGCGCGCACCCCGCAGCCGCCGCCCGTCACGGCGGGGCTGGTCGGCGCCGCCGGAGTGCTGGCCGCGGACATCCTGGTGCGCACCATGCTGCCCGGCGGGCTGCCGGTCGGCGTGGTCACCGCGGCCGTCGGCGGACCGTTTCTCATCTACCTCATGATCCGCACTGCCAGAAAGGCCTCCGCATGA
- a CDS encoding FecCD family ABC transporter permease: protein MRKFTGAIILLPALVGLALVSVAIGSGQGIHDLAYGTVLDALFRPDLVDDQLVELVRNRVDRAVLGLLAGLALGAAGALTQGHTRNPLADPGLLGINAGAACAVVTGVLVFGSTSPLTNTVAGLIGAGIASVAVFAVANLSGGTPITLVLAGTGLSAFLMAVTSAIVLTDGASLDAWRAWNVGSLSGRGTEVVATAAPFLAVGLILALAGGWFLNLLSLGDDMATALGGRVRLIRLTGIATITLLAGAATAACGPIVFLGLVVPHLARAVTGPDYRWVVPFSALFGAALLLACDVLGRVVARPGEVSAGVMLAFVGGPALMLMVRRRKLPTA, encoded by the coding sequence GTGCGCAAGTTCACCGGGGCGATCATCCTGCTGCCGGCCCTGGTCGGCCTGGCACTGGTCTCGGTCGCAATCGGGTCCGGGCAGGGCATCCACGATCTCGCGTACGGCACCGTTCTCGACGCCCTCTTCCGGCCCGATCTGGTCGACGACCAACTCGTCGAGCTCGTCCGCAACCGCGTGGACCGCGCCGTGCTCGGCCTGCTCGCCGGACTGGCCCTGGGCGCGGCCGGCGCACTGACGCAGGGACACACCCGCAACCCACTGGCTGATCCCGGCCTGCTCGGCATCAACGCCGGTGCGGCGTGTGCGGTGGTGACCGGCGTCCTGGTCTTCGGCAGTACCAGCCCGCTCACCAACACCGTCGCCGGTCTGATCGGCGCGGGAATCGCCTCCGTGGCGGTGTTCGCCGTGGCCAATCTGTCCGGCGGCACCCCGATCACCCTGGTGCTGGCGGGCACCGGCCTGTCGGCGTTCCTGATGGCGGTCACCTCGGCGATCGTGCTGACCGACGGCGCCTCCCTGGACGCCTGGCGTGCCTGGAACGTGGGATCGCTGTCCGGACGCGGGACCGAAGTGGTGGCGACGGCGGCCCCGTTCCTCGCTGTCGGCCTGATCCTCGCGCTGGCGGGCGGCTGGTTCCTCAATCTGCTCAGCCTGGGCGACGACATGGCCACCGCGCTCGGCGGCCGGGTCCGGCTGATCCGGCTCACCGGGATCGCGACCATCACGCTGCTGGCCGGCGCGGCCACCGCCGCGTGCGGACCCATCGTCTTCCTCGGTCTCGTGGTGCCGCACCTCGCCCGGGCGGTCACCGGCCCCGACTATCGCTGGGTGGTCCCGTTCTCGGCGCTGTTCGGGGCGGCGCTGCTGCTCGCCTGCGACGTCCTCGGTCGCGTCGTCGCCCGTCCCGGCGAGGTGTCCGCCGGCGTCATGCTCGCCTTCGTCGGCGGTCCGGCGCTGATGCTCATGGTCCGCCGCAGAAAGCTGCCCACCGCATGA
- a CDS encoding FAD-dependent oxidoreductase: MSENSRPLRVAIIGAGPAGIYCADALMKSETAAERGVSIDLYERMPAPFGLIRYGVAPDHPRIKGIITALHKVLDKPQVRLLGNIDYGTDITLADLKKHYDAVVFSTGATDDRALQIPGVDLDGSYGAAEFVAWYDGHPDFPREWPLEAEKVAVIGVGNVALDVARVLAKTGDELLPTEIPDNVYQGLKANKAVEVHVFGRRGPAQAKFTPLELKELDHSPNIEVVVNPEDIEYDEGSAVARRTSKITDQVATIIENYAIHEPKQGAIHKLFLHFFESPVEILGEDGKVVGLRTERTELDGTGNVKGTGRTTDWELGAVYRAVGYLSDNLPEIPFDSQAGVIPNEAGRVFDEGAHVTGLYTTGWIKRGPVGLIGHTKGDANETVECLVEDMVNGALNAPADPSEEAIITLLTERKIPYTTWDGWYRLDEYERGLGAAEGRARKKVVERHEMLAASEPDKV, encoded by the coding sequence ATGAGTGAGAACAGCCGCCCGCTGCGCGTAGCGATCATCGGCGCGGGTCCCGCCGGGATCTACTGCGCCGACGCCCTGATGAAGTCGGAGACCGCTGCCGAACGCGGCGTGAGCATCGACCTGTACGAGCGCATGCCCGCGCCGTTCGGACTGATCCGTTACGGCGTCGCCCCCGATCACCCGCGAATCAAGGGCATCATCACCGCCCTGCACAAGGTCCTCGACAAGCCGCAGGTCCGGCTGCTCGGCAACATCGACTACGGCACCGACATCACGCTGGCCGACCTGAAGAAGCACTACGACGCCGTGGTCTTCTCCACCGGCGCCACCGACGACCGCGCCCTGCAGATCCCGGGAGTCGACCTGGACGGCAGCTACGGCGCCGCCGAGTTCGTCGCGTGGTACGACGGCCACCCGGACTTCCCCCGCGAGTGGCCGCTGGAAGCCGAGAAGGTCGCCGTGATCGGCGTCGGCAACGTCGCCCTCGACGTGGCCCGCGTGCTCGCCAAGACCGGCGACGAGCTGCTGCCGACGGAGATCCCGGACAACGTCTACCAGGGGCTCAAGGCCAATAAGGCCGTCGAGGTGCACGTCTTCGGCCGCCGCGGCCCGGCCCAGGCCAAGTTCACCCCGCTCGAGCTCAAGGAGCTCGACCACTCCCCGAACATCGAGGTGGTGGTGAACCCCGAGGACATCGAGTACGACGAGGGATCGGCCGTCGCCCGCCGCACCTCCAAGATCACCGACCAGGTCGCCACGATCATCGAGAACTACGCCATCCACGAGCCGAAGCAGGGTGCGATCCACAAGCTGTTCCTGCACTTCTTCGAGTCGCCGGTGGAGATCCTCGGCGAGGACGGCAAGGTGGTCGGGCTGCGTACCGAGCGCACCGAGCTCGACGGCACCGGCAACGTGAAGGGCACCGGCCGCACCACCGATTGGGAACTCGGCGCCGTGTATCGCGCCGTCGGCTACCTCTCGGACAACCTGCCGGAGATCCCGTTCGATTCGCAGGCCGGCGTGATCCCGAACGAGGCGGGGCGCGTGTTCGACGAGGGCGCGCACGTCACCGGTCTCTACACCACCGGCTGGATCAAACGCGGTCCGGTCGGCCTCATCGGCCACACCAAGGGCGATGCCAACGAGACGGTCGAATGCCTGGTCGAGGACATGGTCAACGGCGCCCTCAATGCGCCCGCCGACCCCAGCGAAGAGGCGATCATCACGCTGCTCACCGAGCGCAAGATCCCCTACACCACCTGGGACGGCTGGTACCGCCTGGACGAGTACGAGCGCGGCCTGGGCGCTGCCGAGGGCCGCGCGCGCAAGAAGGTGGTCGAGCGCCACGAGATGCTCGCCGCGTCCGAGCCGGACAAGGTTTAG
- a CDS encoding Rv0361 family membrane protein, with translation MSDQQRADYPDDPEYPKRDPDGYPEKFAEEFGDDDPGGSRWPFLIAAGVVAVLVAVVLLIALVNPPEDRLSDSAQVQHVVNDAFTARNSLNYDQYRTSFCEREQQTAGFPSQAEFTDENRAARDEHGPIVIPNMDVEVQGDTARVVVHWHREDTEDRKESTELTVVKQGDEWKVCNP, from the coding sequence ATGAGTGATCAGCAGCGTGCGGACTACCCGGACGACCCCGAGTACCCGAAGCGCGACCCGGACGGCTACCCGGAGAAGTTCGCGGAGGAATTCGGCGACGACGATCCCGGTGGCAGCAGGTGGCCGTTTCTGATCGCGGCGGGCGTGGTGGCCGTGCTGGTCGCCGTCGTGCTGTTGATCGCCCTGGTCAACCCGCCGGAGGACCGCCTCAGCGACTCGGCGCAGGTCCAGCACGTCGTCAACGATGCGTTCACCGCACGCAACTCGCTGAACTACGACCAGTACCGCACTTCGTTCTGCGAGCGTGAGCAGCAGACCGCGGGCTTCCCGTCGCAGGCGGAGTTCACCGACGAGAATCGGGCCGCGCGCGACGAGCACGGACCGATCGTGATTCCGAACATGGACGTGGAGGTGCAGGGCGACACCGCTCGGGTCGTCGTGCACTGGCATCGGGAGGACACCGAGGACCGCAAGGAGTCCACCGAACTGACGGTGGTCAAGCAGGGCGACGAGTGGAAGGTGTGCAACCCGTGA
- a CDS encoding rhodanese-like domain-containing protein, translating to MSYAGDLTPREAWAVLSEDPDAVLVDCRTSAEWNFVGVPEVSSLGKRTIYVEWLSFPGGDVNPTFVPQLRAAGIDDEAQVLFLCRSGQRSIAAAEAATAAGIAKAYNILDGFEGGLDAQGHRGSTGWRAEGLPWRQA from the coding sequence GTGAGCTACGCCGGAGACCTGACCCCGCGGGAGGCCTGGGCGGTCTTGAGCGAGGATCCCGATGCCGTCCTGGTCGACTGCCGGACCAGCGCCGAGTGGAACTTCGTCGGCGTGCCCGAGGTGTCGTCGTTGGGCAAGCGCACGATCTACGTCGAGTGGCTGAGCTTCCCCGGTGGGGACGTGAACCCGACGTTCGTGCCCCAGCTGCGGGCAGCTGGAATCGACGACGAGGCGCAGGTCCTCTTCCTGTGCCGCTCGGGTCAGCGTTCGATCGCCGCGGCGGAGGCCGCCACGGCGGCGGGCATCGCGAAGGCGTACAACATTCTTGACGGATTCGAAGGCGGGCTCGACGCCCAGGGCCACCGCGGATCCACCGGCTGGCGCGCTGAGGGTCTGCCGTGGAGGCAAGCGTAG